A DNA window from Drosophila pseudoobscura strain MV-25-SWS-2005 chromosome 2, UCI_Dpse_MV25, whole genome shotgun sequence contains the following coding sequences:
- the Nlg3 gene encoding neuroligin-3, producing the protein MVVLLHSKRQLPPAAAASSRTRRKLERTRTWPSLMMTTMLVLLSGSSRAAGSSYSYSSGSGSGSGSGNLSAPQRGTLTATNNGGLVLIGSSSTSSSSSSSSSSSSSVPSLSLTSSSSTSSTSSTGSGSGSTGSSSSSSGSGPGAGASNSGNNRSGRLASGGGGAASGTNHDQLPAQLSSRIIHTRNGAISGIIVQLDGRHLDPVEAYRGIPYASPPVGNLRFMPPVSAAMWSGVKKADRFSPVCPQRLPDIHNETATLERMPKGRLEYLKRLLPYLQNQSEDCLYLNIYVPIQVGSRDSTGSGSSSSGGSSGSSSSSSSSSSSSSGSGNPTKYPVLVFVHGESYEWNSGNPYDGSVLASYGQILVVTINYRLGVLGFLNANTDRYSKLPANYGLMDIIAALHWLKENIAAFGGDPNSITLAGHGTGAACVHFLISSMAVPEGLLFNRAILMSGSGLAPWSLVSNPAKYAAVVAHHVNCASDLPHAHLMKCLREKTLEQLLSVPIRPPEFGFAFGPSIDGVVIDGGDYVPPAPGSAAAQAQAQASTAAGNGLGGEAGIAAAGGWGTPGQLENIVLMRKTAINKLSRYDLMAGVTRAEAFFSFNSGDVQYGIEADRRSRILKAYVRNTYTFHLNEIFATIVNEYTDWERPVQHPINIRDETLEALSDAQVVAPAAQTVDLHSADHRNSYLYVFDYQTRFGDYPQRQGCIHGEDLPYIFGAPLVGGFNHFTRNYTKTEISLSEVVMFYWANFVRTGNPNEQMESEHSSRQERSRYKTIEWTAYESVHKKYLNFDTKPKLKNHYRAHRLSFWLNLIPDLHKPGGDNVPAAHHQLHDEDDEDNNIPNDASVKPLNPPYTSRAANAAAMGNFTIFTNQVFSLLNLSSPSSSLQRNGTRYGGNKIYPDDMMDPDHAAGGAASASQDNDGFAAYSTALSVTIAIGCSLLILNVLIFAGVYYQRDKTRLSEPRPQTKLKRQENGQIPNSICGDLETLTIHAKSDPGTILSHHHAMQHHQLPPPEFADIPHRAPPPPKHMKTMQDSGGGGGGVPPTHALQVLGNQCGTLTKKSCMKQTQAQAQQHSPSQQHQSHQQQQQQQQQQQQQHVVTHQQHLQNHHNQSMTTVLTTAGGLVVPTPPTVPVIVAATTQHHQQQQQQQQQQQHPLMDELRV; encoded by the exons atggtcGTGTTGCTGCATTCGAAGCGACAActgccgccagcagcagcagcctcatcGAGGACGAGGAGAAAACTCGAGAGGACAAGGACATGGCCGTcgctgatgatgacgacgatgctAGTGCTCTTGAGCGGCAGCAGTCGGGCGGCGGgcagcagctacagctacagcagcggcagcggcagtggcagtggcagtggcaacctGAGCGCCCCCCAGCGTGGCACCCTTACGGCAACAAATAATGGAGGACTCGTGTTGATCGGCAGCAGCTCCACTTCCAGCTcgagttccagttccagttccagttccagttccgtGCCCTCATTATCCCTTACTTCATCATCGTCCACCTCTTCCACGAgcagcactggcagtggcagtggcagcactGGCAGCAGTTCATCTtcgtctggctctggccctggcgcCGGTGCCTCAAACAGTGGCAACAACCGCAGTGGCCGCCTGGCCAGCGGCGGCGGGGGTGCAGCAAGTGGCACAAATCATGATCAATTACCCGCCCAGCTCTCCTCACGCATCATTCACACACGCAATGGCGCCATCTCGGGGATAATTGTCCAATTAGATGGCAGGCATTTGGATCCGGTGGAGGCGTACCGCGGCATACCCTACGCCTCGCCCCCCGTCGGCAATTTGCGTTTCATGCCGCCCGTCTCGGCGGCCATGTGGTCGGGTGTCAAAAAGGCGGACAG ATTCAGTCCCGTGTGCCCGCAACGTCTGCCGGACATCCACAACGAGACGGCAACGCTGGAACGAATGCCCAAGGGACGTCTGGAGTATCTGAAGCGTTTGCTGCCGTATCTGCAGAATCAATCAGAGGATTGTCTTTatctaaatatttatgtgccCATACAAG TTGGTTCAAGGGATTCcacgggcagtggcagctcctCCTCTGGCGGCAGTtccggctcctcctcctcatcgtcgtcgtcttcctcctcgtcgtcgggCAGTGGAAATCCCACAAAATATCCTGTGCTGGTGTTTGTCCATGGCGAATCATATGAATGGAACAGCGGCAATCCGTACGATGGCTCCGTTCTGGCAAGCTATGGACAAATATTGGTGGTAACCATAAATTATCGCCTCGGAGTGCTGG GATTCCTGAATGCCAACACGGACCGATACTCGAAGCTGCCGGCCAATTATGGCCTGATGGACATCATTGCCGCACTGCATTGGCTCAAGGAGAACATTGCTGCCTTTGGCGGGGATCCGAACAGCATAACCCTCGCCGGACACGGCACTGGGGCGGCGTGCGTCCACTTTCTCATTTCATCAATGGCCGTGCCAGAGG GCCTGCTCTTCAATCGGGCCATCCTGATGTCCGGCTCGGGGCTGGCACCCTGGTCGCTGGTCAGCAATCCGGCGAAATATGCCGCCGTCGTGGCCCACCACGTGAACTGCGCCTCGGACCTGCCGCACGCCCATCTGATGAAGTGCCTGCGAGAGAAGACGCTCGAGCAACTGCTGAGCGTCCCCATACGTCCGCCCGAGTTCGGTTTCGCCTTTGGGCCGAGCATCGACGGAGTGGTCATCGATGGCGGAGATTATGTGCCACCGGCGCCGGGCTCGGCGGCAGCTCAAGCCCAGGCGCAGGCCTCCACGGCCGCCGGGAATGGCCTCGGCGGGGAGGCGGGTATTGCCGCTGCCGGAGGCTGGGGCACGCCCGGACAACTGGAGAATATCG TATTAATGAGAAAAACTGCCATTAACAAGTTGTCAAG ATACGACCTGATGGCCGGGGTGACACGTGCCGAGGCCTTTTTCAGCTTCAATTCGGGCGATGTGCAATACGGCATCGAGGCGGATCGAAGGTCGAGAATTTTAAAGGCCTACGTGAGGAACACGTACACGTTTCATTTGAACGAGATATTCGCAACGATTGTCAACGAGTACACGGATTGGGAGAGGCCCGTCCAGCATCCAATTAATATCCG cgaCGAAACACTGGAGGCTTTGAGCGATGCCCAGGTCGTGGCACCGGCAGCACAAACTGTGGATTTGCATTCGGCGGATCATCGAAACTCGTATCTATATGTTTTCGACTATCAGACGCGCTTCGGGGACTATCCGCAG CGTCAGGGCTGCATCCATGGCGAGGACCTGCCATATATCTTTGGGGCACCGCTCGTTGGCGGTTTCAATCATTTCACGCGCAACTACACGAAAACCGAAATCAGTCTATCGGAGGTGGTCATGTTTTACTGGGCCAACTTTGTCCGCACAGG CAATCCAAATGAACAAATGGAATCGGAGCACAGCAGTCGACAGGAGAGGAGTCGCTACAAGACCATCGAGTGGACGGCGTACGAGAGTGTGCACAAGAAATACCTCAATTTTG ACACGAAACCAAAGCTCAAAAACCATTATCGGGCACATCGTCTATCGTTTTGGCTGAATCTGATACCGGATCTGCACAAGCCGGGCGGCGACAATGTCCCGGCAGCCCATCATCAGCTGcacgacgaggacgatgaggaCAACAATATCCCCAACGATGCCTCTGTGAAACCCCTGAATCCCCCCTACACCTCGAGGGCTGCCAATGCGGCGGCAATGGGAAACTTTACGATATTCACGAATCAAGTGTTCTCCCTGCTGAATCTCAGTTCTCCCTCGTCCTCCCTGCAGCGGAACGGCACTCGCTACGGCGGCAATAAGATCTATCCCGACGACATGATGGACCCGGACCATGCGGCCGGCGGAGCGGCCAGTGCCTCGCAGGACAACGATGGCTTTGCGGCGTATTCCACGGCGCTGAGTGTCACCATTGCCATCGGCTGCTCCCTGCTGATCCTCAATGTCCTGATCTTTGCGGGCGTCTACTACCAGCGCGATAAGACGCGTCTGAGCGAGCCCCGGCCGCAGACAAAGCTGAAGCGCCAGGAGAATGGCCAGATCCCGAACAGCATCTGCGGGGACCTCGAAACCCTGACAATCCATGCAAAGAGCGACCCCGGGACGATCCTATCCCATCATCATGCCATGCAACACCACCAGCTGCCGCCTCCGGAATTCGCCGACATTCCGCATCGTGCCCCGCCTCCGCCGAAGCACATGAAAACGATGCAGGACTCagggggcggtggcggtggtgtcCCACCAACGCATGCCCTGCAAGTGCTGGGCAATCAGTGCGGGACTCTGACCAAAAAGAGTTGCATGAAGCAGACCCAGGCGCAGGCCCAGCAGCATTCCCCCTCGCAGCAGCATCAGtcgcatcagcagcagcagcaacaacagcagcaacaacagcaacagcacgtGGTAACACATCAGCAACATTTGCAGAATCATCATAATCAAAGCATGACCACCGTTCTAACCACAGCCGGTGGACTGGTGGTGCCCACCCCGCCCACAGTGCCAGTGATTGTGGCAGCCACCacgcagcaccaccagcagcagcagcagcaacagcaacagcagcaacatccacTGATGGATGAGCTCCGTGTGTGA